One genomic segment of Amycolatopsis sp. Hca4 includes these proteins:
- a CDS encoding AMP-binding protein, translating to MSRELVAAIRAGRGDAVIEGGRRTSYPQLLDDAGALAASLRRHGAGPGTVVPVQGTGTTETITQIVAVLLTGAAYAPVDSRTPDRTVAAFARLCGASVVLGARRDTAHGLRWTDSAEIVADASREPWTRRTVPGSTAYVIATSGTSGAPKGVVLPEPAVLAYLGWAMAEYGGGYGAPLFTSLGFDLTVTSLLGPLVSGRTVAVLDPVRWPLAVVTDPRPFDEAGFVKLTPSQLDIACRLMTETGTRSSVPVLVVGGEAMRGPALARWRDRFPAAAIVNEYGPSEAAVGCCRYTVPDGFTGADVPIGTPPPGVGLELAPLPADYAYPRDPGGEHGELVITGAQVAAGYLVPDALGRGVLTPFAVRAGQRRYPSGDHVSRGPGGLFTYHGRIGREVKVNGFRVNLAAIESRLADCPGVLAATVAAGPGGLTAHVAASGPAVTPRSVRRYLLEFFPVYAVPAEIAVGPEIAVTERGKLATALSSPHSEDRS from the coding sequence GTGTCGCGTGAACTCGTCGCCGCGATCCGCGCCGGGCGCGGGGACGCCGTGATCGAAGGCGGGCGGCGCACGTCCTACCCGCAGCTGCTCGACGATGCCGGTGCGCTGGCCGCGTCGCTGCGCCGGCACGGCGCCGGGCCCGGGACCGTCGTCCCCGTGCAGGGCACCGGTACGACGGAGACGATCACCCAGATCGTCGCGGTGCTGCTGACCGGCGCCGCCTACGCCCCGGTCGACTCGCGCACCCCGGACCGGACCGTGGCCGCCTTCGCCCGGCTCTGCGGCGCTTCGGTCGTGCTCGGCGCCCGGCGGGACACCGCGCACGGCCTGCGCTGGACGGACTCCGCCGAAATCGTCGCGGATGCCAGTCGCGAGCCGTGGACGAGAAGAACCGTGCCCGGCTCGACCGCATACGTCATCGCCACCTCCGGCACGAGCGGCGCTCCGAAGGGCGTCGTCCTGCCCGAGCCGGCGGTACTGGCCTACCTCGGGTGGGCGATGGCCGAGTACGGCGGCGGGTACGGCGCGCCGCTGTTCACCTCGCTCGGCTTCGACCTGACCGTGACCAGCCTGCTGGGACCGCTGGTGTCCGGCCGGACCGTCGCGGTGCTCGACCCGGTGCGGTGGCCGCTGGCCGTCGTGACCGACCCACGTCCCTTCGACGAGGCCGGGTTCGTCAAGCTCACGCCCAGCCAGCTCGACATCGCCTGCCGCCTGATGACCGAGACGGGCACCCGCTCCAGCGTCCCGGTGCTGGTGGTGGGCGGCGAAGCGATGCGCGGGCCGGCCCTCGCCCGATGGCGCGACCGGTTCCCCGCGGCGGCGATCGTCAACGAGTACGGCCCGTCGGAGGCAGCCGTCGGCTGCTGCCGCTACACCGTCCCCGACGGCTTCACCGGCGCCGACGTCCCCATCGGCACACCGCCGCCCGGCGTCGGACTGGAGCTGGCGCCGCTGCCCGCGGACTACGCGTACCCTCGCGACCCCGGCGGCGAGCACGGCGAACTCGTCATCACCGGCGCTCAGGTCGCCGCCGGTTACCTGGTCCCCGACGCGCTGGGGCGCGGGGTGCTGACCCCGTTCGCCGTGCGGGCCGGGCAGCGCCGGTACCCCAGCGGGGACCACGTCTCCCGCGGGCCAGGCGGCCTGTTCACCTACCACGGCCGGATCGGCCGCGAGGTCAAGGTGAACGGCTTCCGGGTCAACCTGGCCGCGATCGAGTCGCGGCTGGCGGACTGTCCCGGCGTGCTCGCCGCCACGGTCGCCGCCGGACCCGGCGGGCTCACCGCCCACGTCGCCGCGAGCGGCCCGGCGGTCACCCCCCGGTCGGTGCGGCGGTACCTGCTCGAGTTCTTCCCCGTCTACGCGGTGCCCGCGGAGATCGCCGTCGGCCCCGAAATCGCCGTGACCGAGCGCGGGAAGCTCGCCACGGC
- a CDS encoding TauD/TfdA family dioxygenase, with amino-acid sequence MKQFTVDRPVGAWWPVHGPDVDAAVDHDGGAVLDGPGLAGTAVFQDLAGRACGPLSRDNPEHRHVTDDPTGTVNTPVEFSSSRKLLWHNENTFAAQWPRRIAFACARRAATGGDTPTVDMAAVYDLMDPGLRTRFEDAGVTYTRRLGGDLGLDWRTLYGTEDRAEAEAACTREGAQWRWDEDVLVTRQRRAAVAGVPGGRRSFVAQVLHWHHRALDADVRESMVALMPPEEFPKDCTFGDGEPIPDTAVDALIALCTRLEETVPWAEDRVVLLDNLRRAHARNPYTGERRLLVAMGRAASHTEAGRVA; translated from the coding sequence CGGCGGGGCCGTCCTCGACGGCCCCGGCCTGGCCGGCACCGCCGTCTTCCAGGACCTGGCCGGGCGGGCGTGCGGCCCGCTCTCACGCGACAATCCCGAACACCGCCACGTGACCGACGACCCGACCGGCACCGTCAACACGCCCGTCGAGTTCTCCAGCTCGCGGAAGCTGCTGTGGCACAACGAAAACACCTTCGCCGCACAGTGGCCCCGGCGGATCGCGTTCGCCTGCGCCCGCCGCGCCGCCACCGGAGGGGACACCCCCACCGTGGACATGGCCGCGGTGTACGACCTGATGGATCCCGGGCTGCGCACGCGGTTCGAGGACGCCGGCGTCACCTACACCCGCCGGCTCGGCGGCGACCTGGGCCTGGACTGGCGGACCCTGTACGGCACCGAAGACCGCGCCGAGGCCGAAGCCGCCTGCACCCGCGAAGGCGCGCAGTGGCGCTGGGACGAGGATGTACTGGTCACCCGGCAGCGCCGGGCCGCCGTTGCCGGGGTGCCCGGCGGCCGCCGCTCGTTCGTGGCGCAGGTGCTGCACTGGCACCACCGGGCCCTGGACGCCGACGTACGTGAATCGATGGTCGCACTGATGCCGCCGGAGGAGTTCCCGAAGGACTGCACCTTCGGCGACGGCGAGCCGATCCCGGACACCGCCGTCGACGCCCTGATCGCCCTGTGCACGCGGCTGGAGGAAACCGTGCCGTGGGCCGAGGACCGGGTGGTCCTGCTGGACAACCTGCGCCGGGCGCACGCCCGCAACCCCTACACCGGCGAACGCCGCCTGCTCGTCGCCATGGGTCGCGCGGCAAGCCACACGGAGGCCGGCCGTGTCGCGTGA